From Terriglobales bacterium, the proteins below share one genomic window:
- a CDS encoding haloacid dehalogenase-like hydrolase encodes MIPPPSQQFVDSVLALRPRVAAFDCDSTLWDADSGMEFFYWIIERGLVDQQTADWALPRYDDYKAGKVDEKTMCGEMVQICRGLRVVDVREAAQTYFRQKVEPVIFPEMLALTRALRDQGCELWAVSSSNQWLIETEAAPFGFSAGHVFAATVAEEDGVATDRLLRVPTGPDKATVLREHLRGPIDAAFGNSVHDVAMLELAARAFAINPNPDLETIARERRWPVFHPASLPSTLTRS; translated from the coding sequence ATGATCCCTCCGCCATCCCAGCAGTTTGTCGATTCCGTCCTGGCGCTGCGCCCGCGCGTCGCGGCCTTCGACTGCGACAGCACCCTGTGGGACGCCGACAGCGGCATGGAGTTCTTCTACTGGATCATCGAGCGAGGCCTGGTCGACCAGCAGACCGCGGACTGGGCGCTGCCGCGCTACGACGATTACAAGGCCGGCAAGGTCGACGAGAAGACGATGTGCGGCGAGATGGTGCAGATCTGCCGCGGCCTGCGCGTGGTGGACGTCCGCGAAGCCGCGCAGACTTACTTCCGTCAAAAGGTCGAGCCCGTCATCTTCCCCGAGATGCTCGCGCTCACACGCGCGCTCCGCGACCAGGGCTGCGAGCTCTGGGCCGTCTCGTCCTCCAACCAGTGGCTCATCGAGACCGAGGCCGCGCCCTTCGGTTTCTCCGCCGGCCACGTCTTCGCCGCCACCGTCGCCGAAGAGGACGGCGTCGCCACCGATCGGCTTCTCCGCGTCCCCACCGGCCCCGACAAAGCCACCGTGCTGCGCGAACACCTGCGCGGGCCCATCGACGCCGCCTTTGGCAACTCCGTGCACGACGTCGCGATGCTCGAGCTCGCCGCGCGTGCCTTCGCCATCAACCCCAATCCCGACCTTGAGACCATCGCCCGCGAACGACGCTGGCCCGTCTTCCATCCTGCCTCGCTGCCGAGCACCTTAACCCGTTCGTAG
- a CDS encoding Ig-like domain-containing protein has translation MLVLCALLLGGVASAVPTVTISSPTAGTTIGSPIQVTASASSSLTVTLMQIYVDGAKKYEVKGKSLSTTLSLATGGHKLTVQAYDSSGIGKATLNFSIGTALANPSTSTLATFSNVEEMTGWSSCDSCAGPGGTGPSAPHTMTQNVASPSMDGRSAQFWLGGDTKYSAALWWKQLGPRDSATKFTYDLYFYLKNPSASQALEFDVNQTLNGSMYIFGTECNLKGTKTWRVFDNYDKWINTGIPCTVPTAYAWHHLVWEFQRTSDGRMHFLSVTLDGKKSYVDQKHRPRPKSVRELNVAFQLDGNSTMTDYSAWLDKVTLKIW, from the coding sequence ATGCTCGTCCTCTGCGCGCTGCTGCTTGGCGGCGTTGCCTCAGCGGTCCCGACTGTCACGATCAGCTCCCCGACCGCCGGAACCACCATCGGATCTCCCATCCAAGTCACCGCGAGCGCGAGTTCCTCGCTCACCGTCACGCTCATGCAGATCTATGTTGACGGCGCCAAGAAGTACGAGGTCAAAGGCAAGAGCCTGAGCACGACGCTTAGCCTGGCGACCGGGGGGCACAAGCTCACCGTCCAGGCCTACGATTCCAGCGGCATCGGCAAGGCGACTCTGAACTTTAGTATTGGAACCGCGCTCGCCAACCCGAGCACGAGCACTCTCGCCACTTTCAGTAACGTTGAAGAGATGACCGGCTGGTCGAGCTGCGACTCCTGCGCCGGGCCCGGGGGCACCGGACCGTCCGCTCCCCACACCATGACTCAGAACGTCGCCAGCCCTTCCATGGACGGCAGATCCGCCCAGTTCTGGCTGGGCGGCGACACCAAGTACTCCGCCGCCCTGTGGTGGAAACAGCTTGGTCCGCGCGACTCCGCCACCAAGTTCACCTACGACCTTTACTTCTACCTCAAGAACCCCAGCGCCTCGCAGGCACTCGAGTTCGACGTGAACCAGACGCTCAACGGCAGCATGTACATCTTCGGCACGGAATGCAATCTCAAGGGGACGAAGACCTGGCGCGTCTTTGACAACTACGACAAGTGGATCAACACCGGCATCCCCTGCACCGTTCCGACCGCCTACGCGTGGCACCACCTGGTGTGGGAGTTCCAGCGGACGTCCGACGGCCGCATGCACTTCCTCTCCGTCACGCTCGACGGCAAGAAGTCTTACGTCGACCAGAAACACCGTCCGCGCCCAAAATCGGTGCGGGAGCTCAACGTCGCCTTCCAGCTCGACGGCAACAGCACCATGACGGATTACTCCGCGTGGCTGGATAAAGTAACATTGAAGATCTGGTAA